Proteins from a single region of Syngnathus scovelli strain Florida chromosome 7, RoL_Ssco_1.2, whole genome shotgun sequence:
- the mcamb gene encoding melanoma cell adhesion molecule b isoform X4, with product MLLHPPPASLTHTFTHTSDGPPLYRSTSMDARLSASLLAGLVFLLHGYTAWAVVEVSMEDRVEVYKGDTAQITCMFTSDEGIGGLIIQWFYVLRTGEKKNIYYQDATMQVVERNTQFTDRIMVNVTAATGEVVLTIANVQLIDQLEFICLIKSLTDGVSEGRTKLLVFEKPDFPTIEGVQTGVLADEDTLSKIGSCEVKNGFPKPNITWYRNNAPLRVSDVVSVVASTTIESSGLFSVRSELNLKVMKEDKDARFYCEVTYLVPGGTRMTETNHISITVYYPSTAVHVWVESPKGKIKEGDSIIFNCHGNGNMASSVSIKHGTTEYNVESNMLVLENVTRLQSGDYECISTDVNTFEELSGNTTVFVNYLDPVVVLPSYVEMAQGEEWTATCNALSSLQTHTAWFKDGQEVSTGHILMLTDVTFDTAGTYKCVVSVPEIDGMEKMATLQVHVKGAPEIMKPEHTDIEESVSSTVDLTCHVRGFPAPSVIWTTADGKILETTSQTEMDDSVHSIVSVEVTSDLTAFCNASNEYGADALAYKIKAIKAATAIPPEKIRKEGNGVIIVVIIICILLLAILGSVLYFLYKKGKICGRSGKQDLTKEKSSKDNIVVEMKSDTEDAVLLGVNGEKLPSSNQ from the exons ATGCTACTACACCCTCCTCCtgcctctctcacacacactttcacacacacatcagACGGACCTCCACTGTACCGATCAACAAGCATGGACGCACGGCTCTCTGCCTCTCTGCTGGCTGGACTTGTGTTCCTCCTTCACGGCTATACGG CATGGGCGGTGGTGGAGGTGAGCATGGAGGACAGGGTGGAGGTTTACAAAGGAGACACAGCTCAGATCACCTGCATGTTCACCTCAGATGAAGGAATTGGCGGTTTGATCATACAGTGGTTCTAT GTGTTAAGAACAGGAGAGAAGAAGAATATCTACTATCAGGACGCCACTATGCAAGTGGTGGAACGAAACACGCAGTTCACGGACCGTATCATGGTCAACGTGACGGCGGCCACCGGTGAGGTGGTGTTGACCATCGCCAACGTGCAACTTATAGACCAGCTCGAGTTCATCTGCCTCATCAAGAGTTTGACCGATGGCGTCTCTGAGGGACGCACCAAATTACTGGTGTTCG AAAAACCAGATTTCCCAACCATAGAGGGAGTGCAGACGGGTGTCCTTGCCGATGAAGACACACTGTCCAAG ATTGGCTCATGCGAGGTCAAAAATGGCTTCCCCAAGCCAAACATTACGTGGTACCGAAACAACGCTCCGTTACGAGTTAGTGACG TGGTGAGTGTAGTGGCCAGCACCACCATTGAGTCCAGCGGCCTCTTTTCCGTGAGGAGTGAGCTGAACCTGAAGGTGATGAAGGAGGACAAAGATGCTCGGTTCTACTGCGAGGTCACCTACCTCGTTCCAGGAGGAACCAGAATGACTGAGACCAACCACATTAGCATCACCGTGTACT ACCCGTCCACTGCTGTCCACGTGTGGGTGGAGTCACCAAAAGGAAAAATTAAAGAGGGCGATTCAATTATATTTAATTGCCATGGCAACGGTAATATGGCATCCTCTGTTTCAATCAAGCACGGAACC ACAGAATATAATGTGGAGTCCAACATGCTGGTGCTGGAAAATGTGACCCGCCTCCAGAGTGGAGATTATGAGTGTATCTCAACGGACGTGAACACCTTTGAGGAGCTCTCAGGGAACACGACTGTGTTTGTTAATT ACCTCGACCCCGTGGTGGTGCTGCCCAGCTACGTGGAGATGGCTCAAGGCGAGGAGTGGACAGCCACCTGTAACGCCCTGTCTTCTCTACAGACCCACACAGCTTGGTTCAAG GATGGACAAGAGGTGTCGACGGGCCACATTTTAATGTTGACGGATGTCACCTTTGACACTGCGGGGACGTACAAATGTGTGGTGAGCGTTCCTGAAATTGATGGCATGGAGAAGATGGCCACCCTTCAAGTCCATGTCAAAG GTGCCCCAGAGATTATGAaaccagaacacacagacatcgAGGAGAGTGTGTCCAGCACAGTGGACCTAACTTGCCATGTACGAGGGTTCCCGGCTCCAAGCGTTATCTGGACCACCGCTGATGGAAAG ATTCTGGAGACCACATCCCAAACTGAGATGGATGACAGCGTCCACAGCATTGTGAGCGTGGAGGTCACATCAGACCTAACCGCCTTCTGTAACGCCTCCAATGAGTACGGCGCTGACGCGCTGGCATACAAAATCAAAGCTA TCAAAGCAGCAACCGCTATTCCACCAGAGAAAATCAGGAAAG AGGGCAACGGGGTAATCattgtcgtcatcatcatctgcATCCTGCTGCTGGCCATCTTGGGGAGCGTGCTCTACTTCCTCTACAAGAAAGGAAAGATCTGCGGCCGCTCCGGCAAGCAGGACCT CACCAAAGAAAAATCCAGCAAAGACAACATTGTGGTGGAAATGAAGAGCGACACCGAGGACGCCGTTCTCCTCGGGGTCAACGGAGAGAAATTACCCTCCAGCAACCAG TAA
- the mcamb gene encoding melanoma cell adhesion molecule b isoform X3 has translation MLLHPPPASLTHTFTHTSDGPPLYRSTSMDARLSASLLAGLVFLLHGYTAWAVVEVSMEDRVEVYKGDTAQITCMFTSDEGIGGLIIQWFYVLRTGEKKNIYYQDATMQVVERNTQFTDRIMVNVTAATGEVVLTIANVQLIDQLEFICLIKSLTDGVSEGRTKLLVFEKPDFPTIEGVQTGVLADEDTLSKIGSCEVKNGFPKPNITWYRNNAPLRVSDVVSVVASTTIESSGLFSVRSELNLKVMKEDKDARFYCEVTYLVPGGTRMTETNHISITVYYPSTAVHVWVESPKGKIKEGDSIIFNCHGNGNMASSVSIKHGTTEYNVESNMLVLENVTRLQSGDYECISTDVNTFEELSGNTTVFVNYLDPVVVLPSYVEMAQGEEWTATCNALSSLQTHTAWFKDGQEVSTGHILMLTDVTFDTAGTYKCVVSVPEIDGMEKMATLQVHVKGAPEIMKPEHTDIEESVSSTVDLTCHVRGFPAPSVIWTTADGKILETTSQTEMDDSVHSIVSVEVTSDLTAFCNASNEYGADALAYKIKAIVHITAAATTTRTSTLSSSTVKAATAIPPEKIRKEGNGVIIVVIIICILLLAILGSVLYFLYKKGKICGRSGKQDLTKEKSSKDNIVVEMKSDTEDAVLLGVNGEKLPSSNQ, from the exons ATGCTACTACACCCTCCTCCtgcctctctcacacacactttcacacacacatcagACGGACCTCCACTGTACCGATCAACAAGCATGGACGCACGGCTCTCTGCCTCTCTGCTGGCTGGACTTGTGTTCCTCCTTCACGGCTATACGG CATGGGCGGTGGTGGAGGTGAGCATGGAGGACAGGGTGGAGGTTTACAAAGGAGACACAGCTCAGATCACCTGCATGTTCACCTCAGATGAAGGAATTGGCGGTTTGATCATACAGTGGTTCTAT GTGTTAAGAACAGGAGAGAAGAAGAATATCTACTATCAGGACGCCACTATGCAAGTGGTGGAACGAAACACGCAGTTCACGGACCGTATCATGGTCAACGTGACGGCGGCCACCGGTGAGGTGGTGTTGACCATCGCCAACGTGCAACTTATAGACCAGCTCGAGTTCATCTGCCTCATCAAGAGTTTGACCGATGGCGTCTCTGAGGGACGCACCAAATTACTGGTGTTCG AAAAACCAGATTTCCCAACCATAGAGGGAGTGCAGACGGGTGTCCTTGCCGATGAAGACACACTGTCCAAG ATTGGCTCATGCGAGGTCAAAAATGGCTTCCCCAAGCCAAACATTACGTGGTACCGAAACAACGCTCCGTTACGAGTTAGTGACG TGGTGAGTGTAGTGGCCAGCACCACCATTGAGTCCAGCGGCCTCTTTTCCGTGAGGAGTGAGCTGAACCTGAAGGTGATGAAGGAGGACAAAGATGCTCGGTTCTACTGCGAGGTCACCTACCTCGTTCCAGGAGGAACCAGAATGACTGAGACCAACCACATTAGCATCACCGTGTACT ACCCGTCCACTGCTGTCCACGTGTGGGTGGAGTCACCAAAAGGAAAAATTAAAGAGGGCGATTCAATTATATTTAATTGCCATGGCAACGGTAATATGGCATCCTCTGTTTCAATCAAGCACGGAACC ACAGAATATAATGTGGAGTCCAACATGCTGGTGCTGGAAAATGTGACCCGCCTCCAGAGTGGAGATTATGAGTGTATCTCAACGGACGTGAACACCTTTGAGGAGCTCTCAGGGAACACGACTGTGTTTGTTAATT ACCTCGACCCCGTGGTGGTGCTGCCCAGCTACGTGGAGATGGCTCAAGGCGAGGAGTGGACAGCCACCTGTAACGCCCTGTCTTCTCTACAGACCCACACAGCTTGGTTCAAG GATGGACAAGAGGTGTCGACGGGCCACATTTTAATGTTGACGGATGTCACCTTTGACACTGCGGGGACGTACAAATGTGTGGTGAGCGTTCCTGAAATTGATGGCATGGAGAAGATGGCCACCCTTCAAGTCCATGTCAAAG GTGCCCCAGAGATTATGAaaccagaacacacagacatcgAGGAGAGTGTGTCCAGCACAGTGGACCTAACTTGCCATGTACGAGGGTTCCCGGCTCCAAGCGTTATCTGGACCACCGCTGATGGAAAG ATTCTGGAGACCACATCCCAAACTGAGATGGATGACAGCGTCCACAGCATTGTGAGCGTGGAGGTCACATCAGACCTAACCGCCTTCTGTAACGCCTCCAATGAGTACGGCGCTGACGCGCTGGCATACAAAATCAAAGCTA TTGTACACATCACAGCAGCAGCTACCACCACACGCACAAGCACTCTTTCTTCTTCCACAG TCAAAGCAGCAACCGCTATTCCACCAGAGAAAATCAGGAAAG AGGGCAACGGGGTAATCattgtcgtcatcatcatctgcATCCTGCTGCTGGCCATCTTGGGGAGCGTGCTCTACTTCCTCTACAAGAAAGGAAAGATCTGCGGCCGCTCCGGCAAGCAGGACCT CACCAAAGAAAAATCCAGCAAAGACAACATTGTGGTGGAAATGAAGAGCGACACCGAGGACGCCGTTCTCCTCGGGGTCAACGGAGAGAAATTACCCTCCAGCAACCAG TAA
- the mcamb gene encoding melanoma cell adhesion molecule b isoform X1 codes for MLLHPPPASLTHTFTHTSDGPPLYRSTSMDARLSASLLAGLVFLLHGYTAWAVVEVSMEDRVEVYKGDTAQITCMFTSDEGIGGLIIQWFYVLRTGEKKNIYYQDATMQVVERNTQFTDRIMVNVTAATGEVVLTIANVQLIDQLEFICLIKSLTDGVSEGRTKLLVFEKPDFPTIEGVQTGVLADEDTLSKIGSCEVKNGFPKPNITWYRNNAPLRVSDVVSVVASTTIESSGLFSVRSELNLKVMKEDKDARFYCEVTYLVPGGTRMTETNHISITVYYPSTAVHVWVESPKGKIKEGDSIIFNCHGNGNMASSVSIKHGTTEYNVESNMLVLENVTRLQSGDYECISTDVNTFEELSGNTTVFVNYLDPVVVLPSYVEMAQGEEWTATCNALSSLQTHTAWFKDGQEVSTGHILMLTDVTFDTAGTYKCVVSVPEIDGMEKMATLQVHVKGAPEIMKPEHTDIEESVSSTVDLTCHVRGFPAPSVIWTTADGKILETTSQTEMDDSVHSIVSVEVTSDLTAFCNASNEYGADALAYKIKAIVHTTAAATTTSTSTIGTSTLSSSSSTVVHITAAATTTRTSTLSSSTVKAATAIPPEKIRKEGNGVIIVVIIICILLLAILGSVLYFLYKKGKICGRSGKQDLTKEKSSKDNIVVEMKSDTEDAVLLGVNGEKLPSSNQ; via the exons ATGCTACTACACCCTCCTCCtgcctctctcacacacactttcacacacacatcagACGGACCTCCACTGTACCGATCAACAAGCATGGACGCACGGCTCTCTGCCTCTCTGCTGGCTGGACTTGTGTTCCTCCTTCACGGCTATACGG CATGGGCGGTGGTGGAGGTGAGCATGGAGGACAGGGTGGAGGTTTACAAAGGAGACACAGCTCAGATCACCTGCATGTTCACCTCAGATGAAGGAATTGGCGGTTTGATCATACAGTGGTTCTAT GTGTTAAGAACAGGAGAGAAGAAGAATATCTACTATCAGGACGCCACTATGCAAGTGGTGGAACGAAACACGCAGTTCACGGACCGTATCATGGTCAACGTGACGGCGGCCACCGGTGAGGTGGTGTTGACCATCGCCAACGTGCAACTTATAGACCAGCTCGAGTTCATCTGCCTCATCAAGAGTTTGACCGATGGCGTCTCTGAGGGACGCACCAAATTACTGGTGTTCG AAAAACCAGATTTCCCAACCATAGAGGGAGTGCAGACGGGTGTCCTTGCCGATGAAGACACACTGTCCAAG ATTGGCTCATGCGAGGTCAAAAATGGCTTCCCCAAGCCAAACATTACGTGGTACCGAAACAACGCTCCGTTACGAGTTAGTGACG TGGTGAGTGTAGTGGCCAGCACCACCATTGAGTCCAGCGGCCTCTTTTCCGTGAGGAGTGAGCTGAACCTGAAGGTGATGAAGGAGGACAAAGATGCTCGGTTCTACTGCGAGGTCACCTACCTCGTTCCAGGAGGAACCAGAATGACTGAGACCAACCACATTAGCATCACCGTGTACT ACCCGTCCACTGCTGTCCACGTGTGGGTGGAGTCACCAAAAGGAAAAATTAAAGAGGGCGATTCAATTATATTTAATTGCCATGGCAACGGTAATATGGCATCCTCTGTTTCAATCAAGCACGGAACC ACAGAATATAATGTGGAGTCCAACATGCTGGTGCTGGAAAATGTGACCCGCCTCCAGAGTGGAGATTATGAGTGTATCTCAACGGACGTGAACACCTTTGAGGAGCTCTCAGGGAACACGACTGTGTTTGTTAATT ACCTCGACCCCGTGGTGGTGCTGCCCAGCTACGTGGAGATGGCTCAAGGCGAGGAGTGGACAGCCACCTGTAACGCCCTGTCTTCTCTACAGACCCACACAGCTTGGTTCAAG GATGGACAAGAGGTGTCGACGGGCCACATTTTAATGTTGACGGATGTCACCTTTGACACTGCGGGGACGTACAAATGTGTGGTGAGCGTTCCTGAAATTGATGGCATGGAGAAGATGGCCACCCTTCAAGTCCATGTCAAAG GTGCCCCAGAGATTATGAaaccagaacacacagacatcgAGGAGAGTGTGTCCAGCACAGTGGACCTAACTTGCCATGTACGAGGGTTCCCGGCTCCAAGCGTTATCTGGACCACCGCTGATGGAAAG ATTCTGGAGACCACATCCCAAACTGAGATGGATGACAGCGTCCACAGCATTGTGAGCGTGGAGGTCACATCAGACCTAACCGCCTTCTGTAACGCCTCCAATGAGTACGGCGCTGACGCGCTGGCATACAAAATCAAAGCTA TTGTACACACCACAGCAGCAGCTACTACCACTAGCACAAGCACCATTGGCACAAGcactctttcttcttcttcttctacag TTGTACACATCACAGCAGCAGCTACCACCACACGCACAAGCACTCTTTCTTCTTCCACAG TCAAAGCAGCAACCGCTATTCCACCAGAGAAAATCAGGAAAG AGGGCAACGGGGTAATCattgtcgtcatcatcatctgcATCCTGCTGCTGGCCATCTTGGGGAGCGTGCTCTACTTCCTCTACAAGAAAGGAAAGATCTGCGGCCGCTCCGGCAAGCAGGACCT CACCAAAGAAAAATCCAGCAAAGACAACATTGTGGTGGAAATGAAGAGCGACACCGAGGACGCCGTTCTCCTCGGGGTCAACGGAGAGAAATTACCCTCCAGCAACCAG TAA
- the mcamb gene encoding melanoma cell adhesion molecule b isoform X5, translating to MLLHPPPASLTHTFTHTSDGPPLYRSTSMDARLSASLLAGLVFLLHGYTAWAVVEVSMEDRVEVYKGDTAQITCMFTSDEGIGGLIIQWFYVLRTGEKKNIYYQDATMQVVERNTQFTDRIMVNVTAATGEVVLTIANVQLIDQLEFICLIKSLTDGVSEGRTKLLVFEKPDFPTIEGVQTGVLADEDTLSKIGSCEVKNGFPKPNITWYRNNAPLRVSDVVSVVASTTIESSGLFSVRSELNLKVMKEDKDARFYCEVTYLVPGGTRMTETNHISITVYYPSTAVHVWVESPKGKIKEGDSIIFNCHGNGNMASSVSIKHGTTEYNVESNMLVLENVTRLQSGDYECISTDVNTFEELSGNTTVFVNYLDPVVVLPSYVEMAQGEEWTATCNALSSLQTHTAWFKDGQEVSTGHILMLTDVTFDTAGTYKCVVSVPEIDGMEKMATLQVHVKGAPEIMKPEHTDIEESVSSTVDLTCHVRGFPAPSVIWTTADGKILETTSQTEMDDSVHSIVSVEVTSDLTAFCNASNEYGADALAYKIKAKGNGVIIVVIIICILLLAILGSVLYFLYKKGKICGRSGKQDLTKEKSSKDNIVVEMKSDTEDAVLLGVNGEKLPSSNQ from the exons ATGCTACTACACCCTCCTCCtgcctctctcacacacactttcacacacacatcagACGGACCTCCACTGTACCGATCAACAAGCATGGACGCACGGCTCTCTGCCTCTCTGCTGGCTGGACTTGTGTTCCTCCTTCACGGCTATACGG CATGGGCGGTGGTGGAGGTGAGCATGGAGGACAGGGTGGAGGTTTACAAAGGAGACACAGCTCAGATCACCTGCATGTTCACCTCAGATGAAGGAATTGGCGGTTTGATCATACAGTGGTTCTAT GTGTTAAGAACAGGAGAGAAGAAGAATATCTACTATCAGGACGCCACTATGCAAGTGGTGGAACGAAACACGCAGTTCACGGACCGTATCATGGTCAACGTGACGGCGGCCACCGGTGAGGTGGTGTTGACCATCGCCAACGTGCAACTTATAGACCAGCTCGAGTTCATCTGCCTCATCAAGAGTTTGACCGATGGCGTCTCTGAGGGACGCACCAAATTACTGGTGTTCG AAAAACCAGATTTCCCAACCATAGAGGGAGTGCAGACGGGTGTCCTTGCCGATGAAGACACACTGTCCAAG ATTGGCTCATGCGAGGTCAAAAATGGCTTCCCCAAGCCAAACATTACGTGGTACCGAAACAACGCTCCGTTACGAGTTAGTGACG TGGTGAGTGTAGTGGCCAGCACCACCATTGAGTCCAGCGGCCTCTTTTCCGTGAGGAGTGAGCTGAACCTGAAGGTGATGAAGGAGGACAAAGATGCTCGGTTCTACTGCGAGGTCACCTACCTCGTTCCAGGAGGAACCAGAATGACTGAGACCAACCACATTAGCATCACCGTGTACT ACCCGTCCACTGCTGTCCACGTGTGGGTGGAGTCACCAAAAGGAAAAATTAAAGAGGGCGATTCAATTATATTTAATTGCCATGGCAACGGTAATATGGCATCCTCTGTTTCAATCAAGCACGGAACC ACAGAATATAATGTGGAGTCCAACATGCTGGTGCTGGAAAATGTGACCCGCCTCCAGAGTGGAGATTATGAGTGTATCTCAACGGACGTGAACACCTTTGAGGAGCTCTCAGGGAACACGACTGTGTTTGTTAATT ACCTCGACCCCGTGGTGGTGCTGCCCAGCTACGTGGAGATGGCTCAAGGCGAGGAGTGGACAGCCACCTGTAACGCCCTGTCTTCTCTACAGACCCACACAGCTTGGTTCAAG GATGGACAAGAGGTGTCGACGGGCCACATTTTAATGTTGACGGATGTCACCTTTGACACTGCGGGGACGTACAAATGTGTGGTGAGCGTTCCTGAAATTGATGGCATGGAGAAGATGGCCACCCTTCAAGTCCATGTCAAAG GTGCCCCAGAGATTATGAaaccagaacacacagacatcgAGGAGAGTGTGTCCAGCACAGTGGACCTAACTTGCCATGTACGAGGGTTCCCGGCTCCAAGCGTTATCTGGACCACCGCTGATGGAAAG ATTCTGGAGACCACATCCCAAACTGAGATGGATGACAGCGTCCACAGCATTGTGAGCGTGGAGGTCACATCAGACCTAACCGCCTTCTGTAACGCCTCCAATGAGTACGGCGCTGACGCGCTGGCATACAAAATCAAAGCTA AGGGCAACGGGGTAATCattgtcgtcatcatcatctgcATCCTGCTGCTGGCCATCTTGGGGAGCGTGCTCTACTTCCTCTACAAGAAAGGAAAGATCTGCGGCCGCTCCGGCAAGCAGGACCT CACCAAAGAAAAATCCAGCAAAGACAACATTGTGGTGGAAATGAAGAGCGACACCGAGGACGCCGTTCTCCTCGGGGTCAACGGAGAGAAATTACCCTCCAGCAACCAG TAA
- the mcamb gene encoding melanoma cell adhesion molecule b isoform X2, producing MLLHPPPASLTHTFTHTSDGPPLYRSTSMDARLSASLLAGLVFLLHGYTAWAVVEVSMEDRVEVYKGDTAQITCMFTSDEGIGGLIIQWFYVLRTGEKKNIYYQDATMQVVERNTQFTDRIMVNVTAATGEVVLTIANVQLIDQLEFICLIKSLTDGVSEGRTKLLVFEKPDFPTIEGVQTGVLADEDTLSKIGSCEVKNGFPKPNITWYRNNAPLRVSDVVSVVASTTIESSGLFSVRSELNLKVMKEDKDARFYCEVTYLVPGGTRMTETNHISITVYYPSTAVHVWVESPKGKIKEGDSIIFNCHGNGNMASSVSIKHGTTEYNVESNMLVLENVTRLQSGDYECISTDVNTFEELSGNTTVFVNYLDPVVVLPSYVEMAQGEEWTATCNALSSLQTHTAWFKDGQEVSTGHILMLTDVTFDTAGTYKCVVSVPEIDGMEKMATLQVHVKGAPEIMKPEHTDIEESVSSTVDLTCHVRGFPAPSVIWTTADGKILETTSQTEMDDSVHSIVSVEVTSDLTAFCNASNEYGADALAYKIKAIVHTTAAATTTSTSTIGTSTLSSSSSTVVHITAAATTTRTSTLSSSTVKAATAIPPEKIRKEGNGVIIVVIIICILLLAILGSVLYFLYKKGKICGRSGKQDLTKEKSSKDNIVVEMKSDTEDAVLLGVNGEKLPSSNQ from the exons ATGCTACTACACCCTCCTCCtgcctctctcacacacactttcacacacacatcagACGGACCTCCACTGTACCGATCAACAAGCATGGACGCACGGCTCTCTGCCTCTCTGCTGGCTGGACTTGTGTTCCTCCTTCACGGCTATACGG CATGGGCGGTGGTGGAGGTGAGCATGGAGGACAGGGTGGAGGTTTACAAAGGAGACACAGCTCAGATCACCTGCATGTTCACCTCAGATGAAGGAATTGGCGGTTTGATCATACAGTGGTTCTAT GTGTTAAGAACAGGAGAGAAGAAGAATATCTACTATCAGGACGCCACTATGCAAGTGGTGGAACGAAACACGCAGTTCACGGACCGTATCATGGTCAACGTGACGGCGGCCACCGGTGAGGTGGTGTTGACCATCGCCAACGTGCAACTTATAGACCAGCTCGAGTTCATCTGCCTCATCAAGAGTTTGACCGATGGCGTCTCTGAGGGACGCACCAAATTACTGGTGTTCG AAAAACCAGATTTCCCAACCATAGAGGGAGTGCAGACGGGTGTCCTTGCCGATGAAGACACACTGTCCAAG ATTGGCTCATGCGAGGTCAAAAATGGCTTCCCCAAGCCAAACATTACGTGGTACCGAAACAACGCTCCGTTACGAGTTAGTGACG TGGTGAGTGTAGTGGCCAGCACCACCATTGAGTCCAGCGGCCTCTTTTCCGTGAGGAGTGAGCTGAACCTGAAGGTGATGAAGGAGGACAAAGATGCTCGGTTCTACTGCGAGGTCACCTACCTCGTTCCAGGAGGAACCAGAATGACTGAGACCAACCACATTAGCATCACCGTGTACT ACCCGTCCACTGCTGTCCACGTGTGGGTGGAGTCACCAAAAGGAAAAATTAAAGAGGGCGATTCAATTATATTTAATTGCCATGGCAACGGTAATATGGCATCCTCTGTTTCAATCAAGCACGGAACC ACAGAATATAATGTGGAGTCCAACATGCTGGTGCTGGAAAATGTGACCCGCCTCCAGAGTGGAGATTATGAGTGTATCTCAACGGACGTGAACACCTTTGAGGAGCTCTCAGGGAACACGACTGTGTTTGTTAATT ACCTCGACCCCGTGGTGGTGCTGCCCAGCTACGTGGAGATGGCTCAAGGCGAGGAGTGGACAGCCACCTGTAACGCCCTGTCTTCTCTACAGACCCACACAGCTTGGTTCAAG GATGGACAAGAGGTGTCGACGGGCCACATTTTAATGTTGACGGATGTCACCTTTGACACTGCGGGGACGTACAAATGTGTGGTGAGCGTTCCTGAAATTGATGGCATGGAGAAGATGGCCACCCTTCAAGTCCATGTCAAAG GTGCCCCAGAGATTATGAaaccagaacacacagacatcgAGGAGAGTGTGTCCAGCACAGTGGACCTAACTTGCCATGTACGAGGGTTCCCGGCTCCAAGCGTTATCTGGACCACCGCTGATGGAAAG ATTCTGGAGACCACATCCCAAACTGAGATGGATGACAGCGTCCACAGCATTGTGAGCGTGGAGGTCACATCAGACCTAACCGCCTTCTGTAACGCCTCCAATGAGTACGGCGCTGACGCGCTGGCATACAAAATCAAAGCTA TTGTACACACCACAGCAGCAGCTACTACCACTAGCACAAGCACCATTGGCACAAGcactctttcttcttcttcttctacag TTGTACACATCACAGCAGCAGCTACCACCACACGCACAAGCACTCTTTCTTCTTCCACAG TCAAAGCAGCAACCGCTATTCCACCAGAGAAAATCAGGAAAG AGGGCAACGGGGTAATCattgtcgtcatcatcatctgcATCCTGCTGCTGGCCATCTTGGGGAGCGTGCTCTACTTCCTCTACAAGAAAGGAAAGATCTGCGGCCGCTCCGGCAAGCAGGACCT CACCAAAGAAAAATCCAGCAAAGACAACATTGTGGTGGAAATGAAGAGCGACACCGAGGACGCCGTTCTCCTCGGGGTCAACGGAGAGAAATTACCCTCCAGCAACCAG TGA